A window from Shewanella livingstonensis encodes these proteins:
- a CDS encoding DUF6942 family protein, giving the protein MSSDLFSYVWGPMNPDIIFYLPTPPELPAHWQAAHPDAITQLVTLNGNHWRKIVTIMAKICCLEHDINANKGIDWKQIRDQLFNESHNQQTNKHINTPSRLHCQLRIVNSKVEHHDEIAFSPESWHILCGKEAQLRMGVVDQQYYTSLDEKQKIQHQQTVLLTPYLDYRQYSNALIELTRQQIALAK; this is encoded by the coding sequence ATGTCATCAGATTTATTTAGCTATGTATGGGGACCGATGAATCCCGATATCATATTTTATTTACCTACGCCTCCAGAGCTACCCGCACATTGGCAAGCCGCTCACCCCGATGCAATTACCCAACTGGTTACATTGAATGGCAACCACTGGCGTAAAATCGTCACCATTATGGCAAAAATTTGCTGTTTAGAGCACGATATCAATGCTAACAAAGGGATTGACTGGAAACAGATCCGTGACCAATTATTTAATGAATCTCATAATCAACAAACCAATAAACACATCAATACTCCATCACGTTTGCATTGCCAATTACGTATTGTTAATTCAAAGGTTGAACATCACGACGAGATAGCATTTTCACCTGAATCTTGGCATATTTTATGTGGTAAAGAAGCCCAGCTACGTATGGGGGTAGTAGATCAACAGTACTATACATCACTAGATGAAAAGCAAAAAATACAGCATCAGCAAACTGTGTTACTGACACCATATTTAGATTATCGGCAATATTCTAATGCGCTTATTGAATTGACACGACAACAGATTGCGTTAGCCAAATAA
- a CDS encoding alpha/beta hydrolase, with protein MRAIVIGSTKHFLFAAFYGALGIALALIITAVWLLNARPNLSLWHTTHLTSEYHQQSGLTDFSQYLQLEDKLFAEVEQQVYRQYQPEIASPINRYERHSLSDPGLWQQNWNRSFEWQNPQAEFGLLLLHGMSDSPYMMSHLAQHYQHQAYVLGLRLPGHGTIPSGLTDITWPDLAGAVSLAVAHLSSQLPGKPIYVAGFSTGAALALNHELENISLDKPTSFDGIIMLSPAIGLDPIAAGAYWQAKLGKLLGQDKLYWNSIQTEYDPFKYQSFAVNAGDVVYELTQRNQTLLATLTPQQFTAIPPILTFQSVVDDTVSSLAVVDLLYQRLPANKHHQLVLFDVNRTKSNNQLLYQDPLASFAPFWLPQKLPYRLSLVENDPQHDNHVQVKELADKSITNDVLALSLTWPQDVYSLSHVALNFPIEDTLYGPLPVDNPQKIQIGRAIYQGERGIFSIPADDMLRQKWNPFYPYMMTRIDEFTQERHSESPMDKKQLKINQ; from the coding sequence ATGCGCGCAATTGTGATTGGGTCGACTAAACATTTTTTATTCGCTGCATTTTATGGTGCTTTGGGTATTGCCCTTGCATTGATTATTACTGCCGTTTGGTTGCTTAATGCGCGGCCTAATTTATCATTGTGGCACACAACACATCTTACTTCTGAATACCATCAACAGTCAGGGTTAACTGATTTTAGTCAATATTTGCAATTAGAAGATAAACTTTTTGCTGAAGTAGAACAACAAGTTTACCGACAATATCAGCCAGAAATCGCATCTCCTATTAACCGTTACGAGCGCCATAGCTTATCTGATCCTGGATTATGGCAGCAAAATTGGAACCGTTCATTTGAATGGCAAAACCCACAAGCTGAGTTCGGCTTATTATTGCTACACGGTATGTCTGATTCCCCCTATATGATGTCGCATTTAGCACAGCATTATCAGCATCAGGCATATGTTTTAGGTTTACGTTTACCTGGCCATGGCACAATTCCTTCTGGATTAACCGACATTACCTGGCCTGATCTTGCCGGTGCGGTATCACTGGCTGTCGCGCACTTATCATCGCAATTGCCGGGTAAACCGATATATGTGGCGGGGTTTTCAACTGGGGCGGCATTAGCATTAAATCACGAGCTTGAAAATATCAGTTTAGATAAGCCTACAAGCTTTGATGGCATCATTATGTTATCACCAGCCATCGGTCTCGATCCTATTGCCGCAGGCGCATATTGGCAAGCAAAACTGGGAAAATTACTCGGGCAAGATAAATTGTATTGGAACAGTATTCAAACAGAATATGACCCATTCAAATATCAATCATTTGCGGTTAATGCTGGCGATGTTGTGTATGAGTTAACGCAACGTAATCAGACGTTATTAGCGACACTGACACCGCAACAGTTTACAGCTATCCCGCCAATATTAACCTTTCAGTCTGTTGTCGATGATACCGTCTCTTCGCTTGCTGTGGTGGATTTGTTATATCAAAGATTACCAGCAAATAAACACCATCAATTGGTGTTATTTGACGTGAATAGGACTAAGAGTAACAACCAATTACTTTACCAAGATCCATTGGCATCCTTTGCCCCATTTTGGCTACCCCAAAAATTGCCTTATCGGTTAAGTTTGGTTGAAAATGATCCACAACACGACAATCACGTTCAAGTAAAAGAGTTAGCTGATAAATCGATAACCAATGATGTACTCGCATTAAGTTTGACTTGGCCTCAAGACGTGTATTCTTTATCTCATGTGGCATTAAACTTTCCGATTGAAGATACGCTTTATGGACCACTTCCGGTGGATAATCCACAAAAAATTCAGATAGGAAGAGCGATTTACCAAGGCGAGCGTGGCATTTTTAGCATACCTGCCGATGATATGTTACGGCAGAAATGGAACCCATTTTATCCATATATGATGACTCGAATTGATGAGTTTACTCAAGAGCGCCATTCAGAGTCACCAATGGATAAAAAACAACTAAAGATTAATCAGTAA
- a CDS encoding diguanylate cyclase — MTVIAAVLLGPWYAFLTAMMASTGLMLIWDSPHVYLFFGLEALFLGYARRRDIYALYADAAYWLLIGAPMVYLYVVFLMDIPPSHLGFIISKQGINGLIYTSIASLLILAIPKLWFLKDKVKDRHRRQLSAQLTYFFTLMVTLTLLFTALIFNFYFLERQQVMLKQNMNEAVAHLSISAQNYIDNHQIVIKNTANQLGLVADKPEKWQAILSNLHQSYPGFISMLIANPTADIVAASPASRLIKQQLPEQDINIKDRDYFIESFYNHRLFISSVFLGRGFGNDAIIAMSAPFYLDQQHTQVAGIVEGSLDLTHFSHIDQVNEYTDDESIVMVDEQNQIIYASEKLDLKPLSQFNFAVNKGVYRANLELINIHNTTSIVPEYMYAHRELNNGWTVYILKEFSPLLKLAEEQMFASFIMLLVSLLCTFYISTKLSALLTVPLEAVANQFSQAYSASGKTSAIDDNSPREVFSLYQRLAASKQQLIAHQVELEETVAKRTAELEKANKKLTELVDRDALTGLYNRRYAERKFSELLDFCLQSDQAITVVVLDLDLFKQVNDNYGHLAGDECLRNVSLLLQKYFKRDIDVVARYGGEEFLLILPLSNTLHIEHHLNGFREALSQLEITSPEDKQTFKVTVSIGAITANADYEIELDKWIKVADDNLYQAKQQGRNRTIINIITD, encoded by the coding sequence ATGACAGTGATTGCTGCCGTTTTATTAGGACCTTGGTACGCATTTTTGACGGCAATGATGGCATCGACAGGATTAATGTTGATATGGGATAGTCCACATGTGTACTTATTTTTTGGACTAGAAGCCCTTTTTTTAGGCTATGCAAGACGTCGAGATATTTATGCTTTATATGCTGATGCGGCTTATTGGTTATTGATTGGTGCACCAATGGTGTATTTATATGTGGTCTTTTTGATGGATATTCCTCCTTCTCACTTAGGCTTTATCATTTCCAAACAAGGGATCAACGGACTGATATATACCAGTATTGCATCGCTATTAATTTTAGCTATTCCAAAGCTGTGGTTTTTAAAAGACAAAGTAAAAGACCGCCATCGCAGACAATTAAGCGCACAATTAACGTATTTTTTCACGTTAATGGTGACATTAACGTTACTATTTACCGCATTAATTTTTAATTTTTATTTTCTAGAACGACAACAAGTTATGTTAAAGCAGAACATGAATGAAGCGGTTGCACATCTGTCTATCTCTGCTCAGAACTATATCGATAATCACCAAATAGTAATCAAAAACACTGCCAATCAGTTGGGTTTAGTTGCCGACAAACCCGAGAAGTGGCAAGCTATTCTATCTAATTTACATCAAAGCTATCCTGGTTTTATTAGTATGTTGATTGCCAATCCAACGGCCGATATTGTGGCAGCAAGCCCAGCATCAAGACTAATAAAACAGCAATTACCAGAGCAAGATATCAACATTAAAGATCGCGATTATTTTATTGAATCATTTTATAATCATCGTCTATTCATCTCATCTGTTTTTCTGGGGCGTGGTTTTGGTAATGATGCAATTATTGCCATGAGTGCACCATTTTATCTCGATCAACAACACACACAAGTAGCTGGAATTGTAGAAGGGTCGCTTGATTTGACCCATTTCTCACATATTGATCAAGTCAATGAATATACTGATGATGAATCTATTGTGATGGTTGATGAGCAAAACCAAATTATTTACGCCTCAGAAAAACTTGATCTAAAACCACTATCACAATTTAATTTTGCAGTAAATAAAGGCGTCTATCGTGCTAACCTTGAGCTCATTAATATTCACAATACCACTTCAATTGTGCCTGAGTATATGTATGCTCATCGTGAATTAAATAATGGTTGGACAGTGTATATTTTAAAAGAATTTTCACCGCTATTGAAACTGGCCGAAGAACAAATGTTTGCTAGTTTTATTATGTTGTTAGTGTCATTACTGTGTACTTTTTATATCTCAACAAAACTCAGTGCACTATTAACAGTGCCATTAGAAGCGGTAGCGAATCAATTCAGTCAAGCTTATTCTGCTTCAGGAAAAACCTCAGCGATAGATGATAACTCACCCAGAGAAGTATTCAGCCTTTACCAACGATTAGCGGCTAGTAAACAACAACTTATTGCACATCAAGTTGAATTAGAAGAGACCGTAGCCAAACGAACAGCTGAGTTAGAGAAAGCCAACAAAAAGCTGACTGAGTTGGTTGATAGAGATGCGTTAACCGGATTATATAATCGCCGTTATGCTGAACGTAAATTCTCTGAGTTATTGGATTTTTGTTTGCAAAGCGATCAAGCGATTACGGTTGTCGTACTTGATTTAGATTTGTTCAAACAGGTTAATGATAACTATGGTCATTTGGCTGGAGATGAATGCTTACGTAACGTCTCTCTACTACTGCAGAAGTATTTTAAACGAGATATTGATGTTGTCGCTCGCTACGGCGGGGAAGAGTTTTTGCTCATTTTACCTTTATCTAACACCTTACATATTGAACACCACCTCAATGGTTTCAGAGAAGCACTGTCACAATTAGAAATCACTTCACCGGAAGATAAACAGACCTTTAAAGTGACGGTCAGCATTGGCGCAATTACAGCCAATGCTGACTATGAGATAGAGCTCGATAAATGGATTAAAGTTGCTGATGATAATCTTTATCAGGCAAAGCAGCAGGGACGTAACCGAACAATCATTAATATCATTACTGATTAA
- a CDS encoding DUF4212 domain-containing protein, which translates to MSFENNDKAAGYWRENLRLVLSLLAIWAAVSFGCGILLVDVLNEFTFMGFKLGFWFAQQGAMYVFVALIFVYVAKANTLDKKYNVQED; encoded by the coding sequence ATGAGTTTTGAAAATAACGATAAGGCAGCGGGATATTGGCGTGAGAATTTACGCTTAGTACTTAGCTTGCTTGCAATTTGGGCTGCAGTGTCATTTGGCTGCGGTATTTTATTAGTAGATGTGTTAAACGAATTTACTTTTATGGGATTCAAACTGGGTTTCTGGTTTGCGCAGCAGGGTGCAATGTATGTATTCGTGGCGCTGATTTTTGTTTATGTAGCGAAAGCTAATACATTAGACAAAAAATACAATGTTCAGGAAGACTAA
- a CDS encoding sodium:solute symporter family protein produces the protein MDVQTLTYLIVGATFALYIGIAIWSRAGSTKEFYVAGGGVHPVLNGMATAADWMSAASFISLAGIVSFTGYDGSVYLMGWTGGYVLLALCMAPYLRKFGKFTVPDFIGDRFYSQTARTVAVICAIFICFTYIAGQMRGVGVVFSRFLEVDVETGVYIGMAVVFFYAVLGGMKGITYTQVAQYCVLIFAFMVPAIFISVMMTGHIFPQIGFGAEMVDAAGNGTGVYLLDKLDGLSAELGFSQYTEGSKSMIDVFFITGALMFGTAGLPHVIVRFFTVPRVKDARISAGWALVFIAIMYTTVPALAAFSRVNMIETINGPDSTGVPYETAPTWIKNWEKTGLITWEDKNNDGKIFYTNGEKNEMNIDRDIIVLATPEIANLPAWVIALVAAGGLAAALSTSAGLLLVISTSVSHDLLKKNLMPDISDKKELMYARIAAGFGVVMAGYFGINPPGFVAAVVAIAFGLAAASLFPAIIMGIFSKTMNKEGAIAGMVIGLLFTAGYIAYFKFINPASNTSENWLFGISPEGIGMVGMMVNFGVAFAVSKVTAKIPDEIVAMVESIRFPKGSGEASDH, from the coding sequence ATGGATGTACAAACACTAACTTATTTAATTGTCGGCGCGACCTTTGCGCTGTACATCGGGATCGCCATTTGGTCTCGAGCTGGTTCTACCAAAGAGTTTTATGTTGCAGGCGGTGGCGTTCACCCAGTGCTTAACGGTATGGCAACAGCAGCAGACTGGATGTCAGCTGCATCGTTTATCTCACTAGCCGGTATTGTGTCTTTTACTGGCTATGATGGCTCTGTTTATCTAATGGGTTGGACTGGTGGCTACGTTTTATTAGCGCTATGTATGGCACCTTATTTACGCAAATTTGGTAAATTTACGGTACCAGACTTTATTGGTGACCGTTTCTACTCACAAACAGCAAGAACAGTAGCGGTTATTTGTGCCATCTTTATTTGTTTTACTTATATTGCGGGGCAAATGCGCGGTGTTGGTGTGGTGTTCTCTCGCTTCTTAGAAGTTGACGTAGAAACCGGTGTGTATATAGGTATGGCGGTGGTGTTCTTCTATGCTGTTTTAGGTGGCATGAAAGGGATTACGTACACCCAGGTAGCACAGTACTGTGTGCTTATTTTTGCCTTTATGGTTCCCGCTATCTTTATCTCGGTAATGATGACAGGTCATATCTTCCCTCAAATTGGTTTTGGTGCCGAGATGGTGGATGCCGCAGGTAACGGTACGGGAGTTTACTTACTTGATAAACTCGATGGATTATCGGCAGAGCTTGGGTTTTCCCAGTATACCGAAGGTTCTAAATCGATGATCGATGTGTTCTTTATTACCGGTGCATTGATGTTCGGTACTGCAGGTTTACCGCATGTGATTGTACGTTTCTTTACGGTCCCTCGAGTAAAAGATGCACGTATTTCTGCAGGTTGGGCATTAGTATTTATCGCTATTATGTATACAACGGTTCCTGCATTGGCAGCGTTTTCTCGCGTAAACATGATTGAAACCATTAATGGACCAGATTCAACAGGGGTGCCTTATGAAACTGCACCAACTTGGATTAAAAACTGGGAAAAAACCGGTTTAATTACTTGGGAAGACAAGAACAACGATGGCAAGATTTTTTACACCAATGGTGAAAAAAATGAGATGAATATTGACCGCGATATTATCGTTCTCGCTACGCCTGAAATTGCCAATCTTCCTGCTTGGGTTATTGCTCTTGTTGCTGCTGGTGGTTTAGCCGCTGCATTGTCAACATCAGCAGGCTTACTGTTGGTTATCTCAACGTCGGTATCGCATGATTTACTCAAGAAAAACCTCATGCCAGACATTTCTGATAAGAAAGAGCTGATGTATGCACGTATAGCCGCTGGTTTTGGGGTGGTTATGGCTGGCTACTTTGGTATTAATCCTCCTGGCTTTGTCGCCGCGGTGGTGGCCATTGCATTTGGTCTTGCTGCAGCGTCATTATTCCCAGCCATTATCATGGGTATTTTCTCTAAAACCATGAATAAAGAAGGTGCTATTGCGGGTATGGTGATCGGACTATTATTTACTGCGGGTTATATTGCTTACTTTAAGTTTATTAATCCTGCATCGAATACATCCGAAAACTGGTTGTTTGGTATTTCACCAGAAGGTATTGGTATGGTGGGAATGATGGTTAACTTTGGCGTCGCTTTTGCTGTTAGTAAAGTTACCGCTAAAATTCCTGACGAAATTGTGGCGATGGTAGAATCGATTCGTTTTCCTAAAGGATCCGGTGAAGCGAGTGATCACTAA
- a CDS encoding DUF294 nucleotidyltransferase-like domain-containing protein: MDASELQPVEQFLAIHSPFDTLAKDIIQYCAKKITVGYYSKASAFVEFDTDNPKLYLVRSGAFEVRDPEGVLVDRVGEGECFGFSTLLSGEKVVNKVAILEDSLVYHLPQSVFAKLRSDHRGFDQFFARAFAKRLRNEAKFTAKDLTTTSRITSIMSSKPIIIDAYASVMDAAKLMREHRVSSVLVIDNKKLTGILTDRDLRNRVIAEGLGVNALVSQAMTTNPVTTHANALVFEAMLAMSEHNIHHLPVVDGSHALGMITSTDILRSQSSQPLLLIGEIGRQNSIEKLIQVSKQIPLLLQNLISADARAEEIGRVLTSVTDALTRRLIELNQQILGQAPMAFCWLAFGSQGRQDQVACSDQDNGLLLAHEPDELAAVYFETLTKAVCKGLDECGYIYCPGDIMAQNPKWRLSLAKWKGLFSKWVNTPDPKALMHASIFFDMRPVFGPLSLFSELQDDVLASTKNNDIFLAGMAGNSLTESPPLGFFRKFVLERDGTEVKGMDLKHKGSALINDIARVYALSAGIKEVNTAKRIRVLMDANIINRKDALNLADAHEFIAHMRLSNQGYQATNNLPVNNFLKPQHLSSLMRHQLRDAFKVVHDAQAGIKLKFLRSF; this comes from the coding sequence ATGGATGCCAGTGAATTACAACCTGTAGAGCAGTTTTTAGCGATCCATTCTCCTTTTGATACGCTTGCGAAAGATATCATTCAGTATTGTGCGAAAAAAATTACAGTGGGTTATTACAGTAAAGCGTCGGCTTTTGTCGAGTTCGACACTGACAACCCTAAGCTATATCTTGTACGCAGTGGTGCGTTTGAAGTTCGCGATCCGGAAGGTGTTTTAGTTGATCGTGTTGGCGAAGGGGAGTGTTTTGGTTTTTCGACCTTATTATCCGGTGAGAAGGTAGTGAATAAGGTGGCGATTCTAGAAGATAGTTTAGTGTACCATTTGCCGCAATCGGTATTTGCTAAGTTACGTTCTGATCACCGAGGCTTTGATCAGTTCTTTGCTCGTGCTTTTGCTAAACGTTTACGCAATGAAGCTAAATTTACCGCTAAAGACCTCACCACCACCAGTCGCATCACTTCCATCATGTCATCCAAACCTATTATCATAGATGCATACGCCAGTGTTATGGATGCCGCTAAACTGATGCGTGAACATCGGGTTTCATCAGTGTTAGTTATTGATAATAAAAAATTAACTGGTATTTTGACTGACAGAGATCTACGTAATCGTGTTATTGCTGAAGGGTTAGGTGTTAATGCGCTGGTGAGTCAAGCGATGACAACCAATCCTGTGACAACCCATGCCAATGCATTAGTGTTTGAAGCTATGTTAGCGATGAGTGAGCATAATATTCATCACTTGCCTGTGGTTGATGGTAGTCACGCATTAGGGATGATCACCAGTACTGATATATTGCGATCACAAAGCTCACAACCTTTACTTTTGATAGGCGAGATAGGGCGGCAGAACAGCATAGAAAAGCTTATCCAAGTCAGTAAGCAAATCCCGTTACTATTACAAAACCTGATCAGTGCAGATGCTAGAGCAGAAGAAATTGGCCGTGTATTAACGTCGGTAACTGATGCATTAACACGTCGGCTAATTGAATTGAATCAACAAATTTTAGGTCAGGCGCCAATGGCGTTTTGTTGGCTGGCCTTTGGTTCACAAGGTCGCCAAGATCAAGTAGCCTGTTCGGATCAAGATAATGGTTTATTGCTTGCCCATGAGCCAGATGAATTAGCCGCGGTCTATTTCGAAACCTTAACCAAAGCTGTATGCAAAGGGTTAGATGAATGTGGTTATATTTATTGCCCGGGTGACATTATGGCGCAAAACCCCAAATGGCGATTGTCGTTAGCGAAGTGGAAAGGGCTTTTTTCTAAATGGGTAAATACACCTGATCCGAAAGCTTTAATGCACGCCAGTATCTTTTTTGATATGCGGCCGGTATTTGGGCCCCTAAGTTTGTTTAGCGAACTGCAAGATGATGTTTTAGCGTCCACAAAAAATAATGATATTTTCCTTGCTGGAATGGCGGGTAACTCGTTAACAGAATCGCCTCCGTTAGGATTTTTTAGAAAGTTTGTTCTTGAACGCGATGGTACAGAAGTCAAAGGCATGGATTTAAAACACAAGGGCAGTGCGTTGATTAATGACATTGCCAGAGTGTATGCCTTAAGTGCAGGAATAAAAGAGGTTAATACCGCTAAGCGGATCAGAGTGTTAATGGACGCTAATATTATTAATCGCAAAGATGCGCTAAATTTGGCTGATGCACATGAGTTTATCGCGCATATGCGATTGTCGAATCAAGGCTATCAGGCGACCAATAATCTGCCTGTGAATAATTTTTTAAAACCCCAACATCTTTCTTCATTAATGCGCCATCAATTGCGTGATGCTTTTAAAGTAGTCCATGATGCCCAAGCAGGTATAAAGCTTAAGTTTCTGAGGAGTTTTTAG
- a CDS encoding exonuclease domain-containing protein, whose amino-acid sequence MVSLPSPLDAYLEAISTALTKPFLDAPLMAIDLEMTGLDPFHDQVISIGIVPITKGVIPLEKAQHVMIAISGSVGHSATVHGIVDNQLYMALSLQEAMTWFLAQTKGYILVAHHAPLDIEFIQQQLVRCFGQSIPLVFIDTLAIEKKRCLMQQSILKEGSLRLGASRERYRLPVYSAHNALIDALSCAELLLAQVAAMGDIKTLSVKDLINVFR is encoded by the coding sequence ATGGTCTCGTTACCTTCGCCACTAGATGCTTACTTAGAAGCTATCTCTACTGCGCTAACCAAACCATTTCTCGATGCACCACTAATGGCAATTGATCTTGAAATGACGGGGCTAGATCCCTTTCATGATCAAGTCATCAGCATCGGTATTGTGCCTATTACCAAAGGGGTTATTCCGCTTGAAAAAGCACAACATGTCATGATTGCCATAAGTGGCAGTGTTGGTCATAGTGCGACGGTTCACGGTATTGTAGACAATCAATTGTATATGGCCTTATCCCTTCAAGAAGCTATGACGTGGTTTTTGGCACAAACTAAAGGTTATATTTTGGTGGCGCATCACGCACCGTTAGATATCGAGTTTATTCAACAGCAATTAGTACGCTGTTTTGGTCAATCTATCCCGTTAGTGTTTATTGATACGCTAGCAATAGAGAAGAAACGCTGTTTAATGCAACAATCTATATTAAAAGAAGGTTCGCTACGCTTAGGTGCGAGTCGTGAACGTTACCGTTTACCCGTTTATTCAGCCCACAATGCACTTATAGATGCATTATCTTGTGCAGAATTATTATTGGCTCAGGTGGCGGCTATGGGCGACATTAAAACATTGTCGGTAAAAGACTTGATCAATGTATTTCGCTAG
- a CDS encoding ketoacyl-ACP synthase III: protein MQYAHITGWGKSVPPATLTNDDLATFMETTDEWIKTRTGISKRNISHVNTSEMASVAAKHALAAAGIDGSELDLIILATASPDTLIPNIASTVQANIGATCGAFDINAACSGFLYGVGLASSMIKSGQSKKILIIGAERLSFYLDWSRRETAVLFGDGAGAIVLEASDQPGGVLGYELNNDPEGRDILQSNFGTQMDRFDNDSLDFYIHINGQDVFKRAIHGMGSLSNKVLEKCGIAIDDVDFVIPHQANERIIDTLVSRMKIPKEKAFVNIADYGNTSAATIPIAICDALSQGKIVPGQTILSCAFGAGLTSAAMLLQWGERTTPINISDAELPPCDKTALELIKPAVDYFFNKAKNAQ, encoded by the coding sequence ATGCAGTATGCACACATTACCGGTTGGGGTAAGTCTGTTCCGCCCGCAACATTAACCAATGACGATTTAGCCACATTCATGGAAACTACCGATGAATGGATTAAAACTCGTACGGGGATCAGCAAGCGTAACATTAGCCACGTTAATACGTCTGAAATGGCATCGGTTGCAGCTAAGCATGCTCTTGCTGCGGCAGGGATTGATGGCAGTGAATTAGATTTAATTATTTTAGCGACCGCCAGCCCTGATACCTTGATCCCCAACATTGCTTCAACAGTGCAAGCCAATATTGGCGCGACATGCGGTGCATTTGATATTAACGCTGCTTGCAGTGGTTTTTTGTATGGCGTTGGTTTAGCCAGCTCAATGATCAAGAGTGGTCAAAGTAAGAAAATTCTTATCATTGGAGCCGAACGCCTTTCTTTTTACCTCGATTGGTCTCGGCGTGAAACCGCGGTGCTATTTGGTGATGGTGCCGGTGCTATTGTACTTGAGGCCAGCGACCAACCAGGTGGCGTATTAGGTTATGAGTTAAACAACGACCCTGAAGGCCGCGATATTTTACAGTCTAATTTTGGCACACAGATGGACCGATTTGATAATGATTCATTAGACTTTTACATCCACATTAACGGTCAAGATGTATTTAAACGTGCGATTCATGGCATGGGAAGTTTAAGCAATAAGGTATTAGAAAAATGCGGTATTGCTATCGATGATGTCGACTTTGTTATTCCACATCAAGCAAATGAACGTATTATAGATACTCTCGTCAGTAGAATGAAAATTCCTAAAGAAAAAGCATTCGTTAATATCGCTGATTATGGCAATACTTCTGCAGCAACTATCCCAATCGCCATTTGTGATGCATTATCTCAAGGTAAAATTGTCCCAGGACAAACGATTTTGTCATGTGCATTTGGTGCAGGGTTAACCTCTGCGGCGATGTTATTACAATGGGGCGAACGAACCACGCCTATTAATATCAGTGATGCTGAATTACCCCCTTGCGATAAAACCGCACTAGAATTGATTAAGCCTGCGGTTGATTATTTTTTCAATAAAGCCAAAAATGCTCAGTAA
- a CDS encoding GntR family transcriptional regulator, which produces MSNISPIIHKTRTQLVVEALRERILSGDIQGGEPLRQSAIAEQLNVSRIPVREALVQLEAEGLINFEPHKGATATLLSVEQVSELFELRAMIESDLLAKAIPNLTDNDLDEAEVVLAQLELAFKLKESVASWSELNTRFHTRLYQAANRPHTMEVVNGLNTNCDRYIRLQLLFTGGIPIAEREHRVLLEWCKKRDIEKATTLLREHILHASASIKKLVAQKIKS; this is translated from the coding sequence ATGAGCAATATATCTCCTATTATTCATAAAACTCGCACACAACTTGTTGTTGAGGCGCTCAGGGAGCGGATCCTTTCTGGTGACATACAAGGAGGAGAACCTCTTAGACAATCGGCTATTGCAGAGCAATTAAACGTAAGTCGCATTCCAGTTAGAGAAGCTTTAGTACAATTAGAAGCGGAAGGTTTGATCAATTTCGAACCACATAAAGGAGCTACTGCCACTCTTTTATCTGTTGAACAAGTCTCTGAGTTATTTGAACTACGCGCTATGATTGAATCCGATTTATTGGCGAAGGCAATACCTAACTTAACTGACAATGATCTTGATGAAGCTGAAGTTGTACTCGCTCAACTTGAATTAGCCTTTAAACTGAAAGAGTCTGTTGCCAGCTGGAGTGAGCTTAATACACGTTTCCATACTCGTTTATATCAAGCAGCTAACCGTCCACATACAATGGAAGTGGTTAATGGTTTAAACACTAACTGTGATCGCTATATTCGCCTACAGTTATTGTTCACTGGCGGGATACCTATCGCTGAAAGAGAGCATAGAGTGTTACTCGAATGGTGTAAAAAACGAGATATTGAGAAAGCGACAACGTTATTGCGCGAGCATATCTTGCATGCTTCTGCTTCGATAAAGAAATTGGTAGCACAAAAAATTAAGTCATAA